The Streptomyces sp. NBC_00306 sequence GCGGCGTCGCTGCATCAGGCTTTCGCCCATTGTGCAATATTCCCCACTGCTGCCTCCCGTAGGAGTCTGGGCCGTGTCTCAGTCCCAGTGTGGCCGGTCGCCCTCTCAGGCCGGCTACCCGTCGTCGCCTTGGTAGGCCATCACCCCACCAACAAGCTGATAGGCCGCGGGCTCATCCTTCACCGCCGGAGCTTTCAACCCCTCCCCATGCAGGAAGGAGTGTTATCCGGTATTAGACCCCGTTTCCAGGGCTTGTCCCAGAGTGAAGGGCAGATTGCCCACGTGTTACTCACCCGTTCGCCACTAATCCACCCCGAAGGGCTTCATCGTTCGACTTGCATGTGTTAAGCACGCCGCCAGCGTTCGTCCTGAGCCAGGATCAAACTCTCCATGAATGTTTTCCCGTAATCGGGATGAACACCACAAGAGCGGAACAGCCGATCGGAATAAGACCGACTGTTCACAGCGTCCTCGCTGTGTCATTGCCTACCAACCACAAGGGCCGGCAGGACTTTCAAAGGAACCTCGCCATCCGAAGATGGACGGGGTATCAACATATCTGGCGTTGACTTTTGGCACGCTGTTGAGTTCTCAAGGAACGGACGCTTCCTTTGTTCCCGTTTCCGGGCCCTCCGGGCGCTTCCCTTCGTTTCCAACCTTACCAGACTCTTTCCGTTCCGTTTCCGGTGTGGAATTCGATCCAGTGGCCGTTGGAAGGCCTTTTGCCTTTCGGCACATTCACTACGTTAACCGATTCCCTTGGCTGCTCATAATCGAGTAACCGGGGCAGGATTTCGGCATGCCGAAATCGAACCCGTTCTGGGCTGGTCGTCTGTAGTGGGTGGCCGCTTCAGGTTGCTGAACAGCAGGGCCTGTCTCAAGCGGCTCGGGCTACGTTAGGCGTCTCGGGAGGCCGAGTCAAGTTGCCCTGCGGCGCGGCGTGTGTGCCCGGTACGGGCTCACCGTGGGGTCTCCGTCGATCCAGAAGCGCCACGGGTGGTGGGCTCCGTCGCCGCCGACGCCCGTGCGCGGACCGTTGCGGACCTGGTCAGGGGCAGGGGCGTTGCCGGGGAGCAGGGTCAGGGGTGAATGACCGTCGGCGCAGAAGTCCGCACCGTTGAGGGTGCGGTCGACGTCGAGTGCCGTGGCCAGACGGGCCGGCCCCTTGGCCAGTTCTCTGTCATGACGGGCCGAGATTCGACGTTTGCGGGCGTGCTCCGCGCCTACCAGTACCTCACCGGCTCGCAGCAGGACACCGCCGGCGCGGCCGACCGGGCCGCACACCACGTTGAGGCAGTGCCACATGCCGTAGGTGAAGTAGACGTACGCGTGACCGGGCGGTCCGAACATGACGTCGTTGCGGGCGGTGCGGCCGCGGAAGGCGTGGGAACCGGGGTCGAGCTCCCCCGCGTACGCCTCCACCTCGGTGATGCGCAGTTCGATGGAACCGTCGTCGTGGTGGCGTGCGAGGGTGCAGCCGAGGAGTTCGGGTGCGACCTCCAGTACAGGGCGGTCGAAGAACTCCCGCGACAACGGCGTACGGTCGGGGCTCTCGATCATGGCGTCCGAGGGTACCCGGGGAACCGGCTACGGTCGTGGGCGCGTATGTAGGGGTCAGGACCTAGAAGGAGTGGACATGGGCTTCAAGAAGCTGCTCGCGAGTATGGGCGCCGGCGGCGCCTCCGTCGAGACAGTGCTCACCGAGGAGAACGTCGTGCCGGGCGGGGTCGTCCAGGGCGAGGTGCGTATCCAGGGCGGTTCGGTGGACCAGCAGATCGAGGGGCTGTCCGTCGGACTCCAGGCGCGCGTCGAGGTCGAGGGCGGTGACCAGGAGGTCAAGCAGGACATCGAGTTCACCAAGCAGCGTCTCGGTGGCGCCTTCGAGGTGAAGGCCGGCGCGGTGCACGTGGTGCCGTTCGGGCTGGAGATTCCGTGGGAGACGCCGGTGACGAGCGTCGCC is a genomic window containing:
- a CDS encoding DNA-3-methyladenine glycosylase — translated: MIESPDRTPLSREFFDRPVLEVAPELLGCTLARHHDDGSIELRITEVEAYAGELDPGSHAFRGRTARNDVMFGPPGHAYVYFTYGMWHCLNVVCGPVGRAGGVLLRAGEVLVGAEHARKRRISARHDRELAKGPARLATALDVDRTLNGADFCADGHSPLTLLPGNAPAPDQVRNGPRTGVGGDGAHHPWRFWIDGDPTVSPYRAHTPRRRAT